A single region of the Lacerta agilis isolate rLacAgi1 chromosome 9, rLacAgi1.pri, whole genome shotgun sequence genome encodes:
- the C9H2orf81 gene encoding uncharacterized protein C2orf81 homolog yields the protein MSLAKMSSRVTLAKSRGERSRPPTVPIPQVDIVPGRLTEGDWFSLLGFEEAEDHVGDILAGLMDQVLDACFKVYLERQCIPYVITQARDAMLQIIEWRFLVRDEGEAGVPIEPTWQEDEEPVAGITDSWAQGSVPVLQAMPRPEEPEVPGPPEEVPQLPEESPVAREESAGPSDIGGQGFPLGTARWEAEKLAQESLKEVRPTRSRSSKAVLKSGIELPRLVSIAPLPSPMPSCKSRLGPQAYYGPLQASRLSDIVKPLAGSQKEMLLRQLSQMPMEEASHPCLLPLSCSNLLRIQLGRPPTTRDVFYDQAGNITTAPRLEPASLPKRWVKPSAEVVDPDMESQQQEALKTVSGRRAPKLPRGPAEPGSAHGEGLVAVRRSLLGKAGQPASSAGRVLQPTSFVFVKPNLLTETVQLATGVTLRCVGGVREKVAPRGHQEEAKEGLGSLHPMCLQVPSPSRQHILQQPKPLPRLRPGAAL from the exons AAAATGTCGTCCCGCGTGACCCTGGCAAAGTCCCGGGGGGAGAGGTCGCGCCCTCCCACGGTGCCCATCCCCCAGGTCGACATTGTCCCGGGGCGCTTGACGGAAGGAGACTGGTTCTCCCTGCTGGGCTTTGAGGAAGCCGAAGATCATGTGGGGGACATCCTGGCGGGGCTGATGGATCAGGTTCTGGATGCGTGCTTCAAGGTCTATTTGGAGCGGCAG tgcATCCCCTACGTCATCACCCAGGCCCGGGACGCCATGCTGCAGATCATCGAGTGGCGCTTCCTGGTGCGAGACGAGGGCGAGGCCGGGGTGCCCATAGAGCCCACCTGGCAGGAGGACGAGGAGCCTGTTGCCGGCATCACCGACTCCTGGGCCCAGGGCTCTGTGCCTGTGCTGCAAGCCATGCCACGCCCGGAGGAGCCAGAG GTTCCCGGACCCCCAGAGGAAGTTCCTCAACTCCCGGAGGAGTCCCCCGTTGCCAGAGAGGAGTCCGCAGGGCCCTCCGATATCGGTGGTCAGGGCTTCCCCCTGGGGACCGCCAGGTGGGAGGCAGAGAAGCTGGCCCAGGAGTCCTTGAAGGAGGTGCGGCCCACCAGGTCCCGCAGCAGCAAGGCGGTGCTGAAGTCGGGAATCGAGCTGCCCCGCCTGGTGTCCATCGCCCCCCTGCCGTCCCCCATGCCGTCCTGCAAGAGCAGGCTGGGCCCCCAGGCCTACTACGGGCCCCTGCAGGCGTCCCGGCTGAGCGACATCGTGAAGCCGCTGGCCGGCTCACAGAAGGAGATGCTCCTGCGCCAGCTCTCCCAGATGCCCATGGAGGAGGCCTCGCACCCATGCCTCCTGCCGCTCTCCTGCAGCAACCTGCTGCGGATCCAGCTGGGCCGCCCACCCACCACCCGGGACGTTTTCTACGACCAGGCGGGCAACATCACCACAGCGCCACGCCTGGAGCCGGCCAGCCTGCCCAAGCGCTGGGTCAAGCCCTCGGCCGAGGTGGTGGATCCAGACATGGAGtcccagcagcaggaggccctgaAGACCGTCTCGGGGCGCAGAGCCCCCAAGCTCCCCAGGGGCCCGGCCGAGCCAGGCAGCGCCCATGGCGAAGGGCTGGTGGCCGTGCGGAGGAGCCTGCTGGGCAAAGCCGGACAACCAGCCAGCTCGGCTGGGAGGGTCCTGCAGCCCACCAGCTTCGTTTTCGTCAAGCCCAACTTGCTGACCGAGACGGTGCAGCTGGCCACGGGGGTGACCCTCCGGTGCGTGGGTGGCGTCCGGGAGAAGGTCGCTCCCCGTGGGCACCAGGAGGAAGCCAAGGAGGGGCTGGGGAGCCTCCACCCCATGTGCCTTCAGGTGCCGTCCCCCAGCCGACAGCACATCCTCCAGCAGCCCAAGCCCCTGCCCCGCCTGCGCCCTGGAGCTGCCCTCTGA